In one Solanum lycopersicum chromosome 11, SLM_r2.1 genomic region, the following are encoded:
- the LOC101254654 gene encoding protease Do-like 10, mitochondrial encodes MLRIGSTFRASRRFLNRQLHFQCPIIAGDSAIAGIVPVSYRRFIPFNYSSSFGIIPASASLFSTLSSNSSIFNAPNTERAEENDNVESNLSVAGDAGVALLEVERVAPRLSDGILDAYLAIELALDSVVKIFTVSSSPNYFLPWQNKSQRETTGSGFVIRGKRILTNAHVVADHTFVLVRKHGSPTKYRATVQAVGHECDLAILVVESEEFWEGMNSLELGEVPFLQEAVSVVGYPQGGDNISVTKGVVSRVEPTQYVHGASQLLAIQIDAAINPGNSGGPAIMGDKVAGVAFQNLSGAENIGYIIPVPVIKHFISGVEERGDYFGFCSLGLSCQPTENAQIREYFQMQSKMTGVLVSRINPLSDASRVLKKDDIVLSFDGVPIASDGTVPFRNRERISFDHLVSMKKPNETAELEVLRDGEVHDFKITLHPLQPLVPVHQFDKLPSYFIFAGLVFIPLTQPFLHEYGEEWYNTSPRRLCERALRELPKKPGEQFVILSQVLMDDINAGYERLAELQVKKVNGVEVLNLKHLRQLVEDGNQKNVRFDLDDERVIVLNYESARIATSRILKRHRIPHAMSIDLTDEQNAAELLSAC; translated from the exons ATGTTACGAATAGGTTCTACTTTCCGTGCATCACGGAGGTTCTTAAACAGGCAGCTTCACTTTCAATGTCCTATAATTGCTGGAGATTCTGCAATCGCCGGCATAGTGCCGGTGAGTTACCGGAGATTCATACCATTCAATTACAGTAGTAGTTTTGGGATTATTCCTGCTTCGGCCTCACTTTTTTCCACGTTGAGTTCAAATAGCTCGATTTTTAATGCACCTAATACTGAGAGAGCTGAGGAAAATGATAATGTTGAATCTAATTTATCAGTAGCTGGAGATGCTGGAGTTGCTTTATTGGAGGTAGAACGAGTGGCGCCGCGCTTATCTGATGGAATTTTGGATGCTTATTTAGCAATTGAGCTAGCATTGGATTCTGTAGTTAAGATATTTACTGTTTCCAGCAGTCCTAATTACTTCCTTCCATGGCAGAACAAGTCTCAGCGCGAAACGACGGGCTCTG GTTTTGTTATTCGGGGAAAGAGAATCCTGACAAATGCTCATGTTGTGGCTGATCATACATTTGTACTTGTACGAAAGCATGGTTCTCCAACCAAGTATAGAGCAACAGTTCAGGCTGTTGGTCATGAATGCGACTTGGCTATTCTGGTGGTAGAAAGTGAAGAATTCTGGGAGGGCATGAACTCTTTGGAGCTTGGTGAAGTTCCATTTCTCCAAGAAGCTGTGTCTGTTGTTGGTTATCCCcaag GGGGAGACAATATATCTGTCACAAAAGGTGTCGTCTCAAGGGTTGAACCTACACAATATGTACATGGGGCTAGTCAACTATTGGCAATACAAATTGATGCGGCTATAAATCCAGGGAATAGTGGAGGACCAGCAATCATGGGTGACAAAGTGGCTGGAGTTGCTTTCCAAAACCTTTCGGGTGCAGAGAATATTGG CTACATTATTCCTGTTCCTGTGATAAAGCATTTTATATCTGGCGTAGAAGAACGTGGTGATTACTTTGGATTTTGCTCTCTGGGCTTGTCATGCCAACCTACTGAAAATGCACAAATTCGAGAATACTTCCAAATGCAGTCAAAAATGACAGGTGTACTTGTTAGCCGAATCAATCCTCTTTCTGATGCTTCTAGAGTATTAAAGAAAGACGATATAGTCCTCTCATTTGATGGTGTCCCCATAGCAAGTGATGGAACAG TTCCTTTCCGAAACAGAGAGAGAATCTCATTTGACCATCTCGTTTCTAtgaagaaaccaaatgaaactGCTGAACTTGAAGTCTTGAGGGATGGTGAAGTGCATGACTTCAAGATCACACTTCATCCT TTGCAACCTCTTGTTCCAGTTCATCAATTTGACAAGCTTCCAAGTTATTTCATTTTTGCTGGTCTCGTCTTTATTCCATTAACTCAACCATTCCTTCACGAGTATGGAGAAGAATGGTATAATACCTCACCCCGCCGGTTGTGTGAACGGGCACTTCGGGAACTACCTAAGAAACCTGGCGAACAATTCGTCATCCTTTCACAG GTGTTGATGGATGATATTAATGCTGGTTATGAGCGCCTTGCTGAGTTACAG GTGAAGAAGGTTAACGGTGTAGAAGTTCTGAATCTGAAACATTTACGTCAACTCGTGGAAGATGGTAACCAAAAGAACGTGAGATTCGATTTGGATGATGAGAGGGTGATTGTTTTGAACTATGAATCCGCAAGAATAGCCACATCGCGAATATTGAAACGCCACAGAATACCTCATGCCATGTCTATCGATCTCACTGATGAGCAAAATGCAGCTGAACTTCTGTCAGCTTGCTGA
- the LOC104644537 gene encoding uncharacterized serine-rich protein C215.13-like encodes MNRDEDLLLFTNMYKREKNDLASLLLPVPDEFEANGNYALYRMTSSKKNQAGLDYMMNIEVGKNDYDWLKTPPATPLFPSLDMEANAPEFVIQKEIPIIQPVVTLSRFAGGAKTRSALVRSSSPNQKPKIDTKKSTQIGKQNVSSIEEKKNTRFATTTMIKSNTSNDHKERSNTLSSIATRTTKQKDSGFNFLASNLSKTLRTESSLSNTKPKSRGASPAGRLKSRGESPAGRPRILGAQFPGFSDETPPNLKTDRSLSANRGRPNQSTNQRPGSSSSSSSSSTSVLSTKPIRRQSCSPSVTRGRKQEISTSSTKIQHGNVTTQVLGSKMVDKFMNARKSIHEEKAKLNSSMNESSGFGRHISRISANMAHKHMEIHQDTGNSGKNGTITGRKSSNIRGSKIPSA; translated from the exons ATGAATAGAGATGAAGATCTTCTTCTGTTTACGAACATGTATAAGCGCGAAAAGAACGATCTAGCTAGCCTTCTTCTCCCTGTCCCTGATGAATTTGAGGCAAATG GGAATTATGCACTATATAGAATGACTTCTAGCAAAAAAAATCAAGCGGGATTGGATTATATGATGAATATTGAAGTTGGAAAAAATGACTATGACTG GTTGAAAACGCCACCGGCTACGCCTTTATTTCCATCTCTTGACATGGAAGCCAATGCTCCAGAATTTGTCATTCAGAAGGAGATCCCAATTATTCAACCTGTTGTTACTCTATCAAGG TTTGCAGGAGGAGCTAAAACAAGAAGTGCTCTTGTAAGATCTTCATCACCTaatcaaaaaccaaaaatagatacaaaaaaatcaactcaAATTGGAAAACAAAATGTGTCATCAATAGAGGAAAAGAAGAACACAAGAtttgcaacaacaacaatgatcAAATCCAATACAAGCAATGATCATAAAGAAAGATCAAACACATTGTCATCAATAGCAACAAGAACAACCAAGCAAAAAGATTCAGGTTTTAATTTCCTAGCTTCCAATTTATCAAAAACATTGAGAACTGAGTCGTCTTTGAGTAACACTAAACCTAAAAGCAGGGGAGCGTCCCCTGCTGGGAGACTTAAAAGCAGGGGAGAGTCCCCTGCTGGAAGGCCAAGAATCTTGGGAGCTCAGTTCCCAGGATTTTCTGATGAGACTCCACCTAATCTCAAGACAGACCGGTCCCTGTCAGCAAACAGGGGCCGGCCTAACCAATCAACTAACCAAAGACCaggatcatcatcatcatcgtcctCTTCTTCAACGTCAGTACTTTCTACAAAGCCAATAAGACGACAATCTTGTTCACCCAGTGTAACGCGTGGACGAAAACAAGAGATTAGTACAAGTAGTACAAAAATTCAACATGGGAATGTCACAACACAAGTTCTTGGTAGCAAAATGGTTGACAAGTTCATGAATGCTAGGAAGTCAATTCATGAAGAGAAGGCAAAATTGAATAGTTCAATGAATGAGAGCTCTGGTTTTGGAAGGCACATTTCAAGAATTTCAGCAAATATGGCTCACAAGCACATG GAAATCCATCAAGACACTGGTAATTCTGGCAAAAATGGCACAATTACTGGGAGAAAATCTTCAAATATTAGAGGCAGCAAAATCCCTAGTGCATAA
- the LOC101254961 gene encoding L-ascorbate oxidase homolog encodes MNKKLGCVLSILLAITLTISVNGEDPYLFHEWKVTYGTLSPLGVPQKVILINGQFPGPRINGTSNNNVVVNVFNQLDEPLLLTWSGIQQRKNSWQEGTLGNNCPIPPGANFTYRFQVKDQIGSYYYYPTTSTHRAAGGYGGISVLSRALIPVPFETPEADHMVLAGDWYTKSHVELKRMLDSGRALGRPTGVLINGKSGKGDGKDEPMFTVIAGKTYRFRFCNVGMKDSINVRMQGHTMKLVEIEGSHTVQNVYESIDIHLGQCFSVLVTANQEPKDYYLVVSTRFTKDSHVATATIRYANGKGPASPELPKAPEGWAWSLNQFRSFRWNLTASAARPNPQGSYHYGQINITRTIKLVTSAGQVDGKLRYALNGVSHVDTATPIKLAEYYGAGDKVFKYNLIKDEYEPNPGQDKITVAPNVVNATYRNYVEIVIENHGKTVQSWHLSGHSFFAVGIEPGRWAPERRKNYNLLDAVSRNTIQVYPKSFAVIMTTLDNAGLWNLRSNSLERNYLGHQLYFSVLSPNKSIKDEYNMPDNDLLCGIVKDMPKPTPYKAN; translated from the exons atgaataaaaagttGGGTTGTGTGCTATCAATTTTGTTAGCAATAACCTTGACCATTTCAGTAAATGGAGAGGATCCTTATTTGTTTCATGAATGGAAAGTTACCTATGGCACCCTTTCTCCACTTGGTGTACCTCAAAAAGTCATATTAATCAATGGTCAATTCCCTGGCCCTAGAATCAATGGAACTTCAAATAACAATGTTGTTGTCAATGTGTTCAATCAATTAGATGAACCACTTTTACTCACATGGAGTGGTATCCAACAAAGGAAAAACTCATGGCAAGAAGGAACCCTAGGTAACAATTGCCCCATCCCTCCCGGTGCTAATTTCACTTATCGTTTCCAAGTCAAGGATCAAATCGGTAGTTACTATTACTACCCTACCACAAGCACCCATCGCGCTGCTGGTGGTTATGGTGGTATTAGTGTACTTAGTCGCGCTTTGATCCCTGTACCATTCGAGACCCCTGAGGCTGACCATATGGTCCTCGCGGGTGATTGGTACACCAAGAGCCACGTCGAATTGAAAAGGATGTTGGACAGTGGACGTGCTCTTGGTAGGCCAACGGGCGTTCTTATAAATGGTAAGAGTGGTAAAGGTGATGGTAAAGACGAGCCGATGTTTACTGTGATCGCTGGAAAGACGTATAGGTTTAGGTTTTGTAATGTTGGAATGAAGGATTCTATTAACGTAAGGATGCAAGGACACACAATGAAGCTTGTGGAGATTGAAGGTTCACACACAGTGCAAAATGTGTATGAGTCTATTGATATCCATTTGGGACAATGCTTCTCTGTTTTGGTTACTGCTAACCAGGAACCAAAAGACTATTACCTCGTGGTGTCCACGAGGTTCACTAAAGACTCACATGTGGCCACAGCCACTATCCGTTACGCTAATGGTAAGGGCCCCGCCTCACCTGAGTTGCCTAAGGCACCCGAAGGGTGGGCGTGGTCCCTTAACCAGTTCCGTTCATTCCGTTGGAATTTGACAGCTAGTGCAGCTAGACCTAACCCTCAGGGATCTTACCACTATGGTCAAATCAACATCACCCGAACCATTAAGCTAGTCACATCAGCTGGACAAGTTGATGGTAAACTACGTTACGCGTTGAACGGTGTGTCCCATGTGGACACCGCGACCCCAATCAAGTTGGCTGAGTATTATGGTGCAGGGGACAAGGTGTTCAAGTATAATCTGATCAAGGATGAATATGAACCTAATCCAGGACAAGATAAGATCACAGTTGCACCTAATGTGGTCAATGCCACTTACCGCAACTATGTTGAGATAGTCATTGAGAATCATGGCAAAACTGTTCAATCATGGCATTTGTCAGGACACTCATTCTTTGCTGTTGG AATCGAACCAGGGAGGTGGGCCCCAGAGAGGAGAAAGAACTACAACTTGCTTGATGCTGTGAGTAGAAACACAATCCAAGTTTACCCAAAATCATTTGCAGTTATAATGACAACACTTGACAATGCTGGATTATGGAATTTAAGATCAAATTCATTGGAGAGAAATTATTTGGGACATCAATTATATTTCAGTGTCCTTTCTccaaataaatcaattaaagatGAGTACAACATGCCTGataatgatttattatgtgGCATAGTTAAGGATATGCCAAAACCTACTCCTTACAAAgctaattaa
- the LOC101254155 gene encoding endoglucanase 12, which translates to MYSNHWGGALEIATTTTGGESTTDDDNRSRNFDLDRASVNQLQRYDIYDRSTQSSRNLDETQQSWLLGPPVKKKKKYVDLGCVICSRKALKYTLIGIIVAFAVIALPTIVVKVWPKHKSQPPLPDNYTFALHKALMFFDAQKSGKLPKSNRIPWRGDSGLQDGSKLTDVKGGLVGGYYDAGDNIKFHYPMSFAMTMLSWSVIEYEHKYRALGEYEHITDIIKWGTDYLLLTFNSSATKIDKIYSQVGGALNNSRKPDDHYCWQRPEDMNYERPVQTATSAPDLAAEMAAALAAASIVFRDNKQYSRKLVKGAETLFDFARDLGKRTSYCRGNPYIEPFYNSTNYFDEHMWGSAWLYYATGNKTYISLATNPSLSKNTNARFMIPDLSVLSWDNKVPAAMLLLTRMRIFLNPGYPYEEMLSSYHNITGLTMCSYLQRFQVFNFTKGGLIQLNHGHGQPLQYVANAAFLASLFVDYLNATGVPGWYCGPFFITLEDLRSFATFQMNYILGENPLKMSYIVGYGDKFPKHVHHRGASIPTGKTKYSCTGGWRWRDTKKPNVHNMTGAMVGGPDKFDKFKDLRTNFSYTEPTLAGNAGLVAALVSLTGTGGYGIDKNTIFSAVPPLYPMSPPPPPPWKP; encoded by the exons ATGTACTCGAATCACTGGGGAGGTGCGTTAGAAATCGCGACGACGACGACCGGCGGTGAATCGACGACGGACGATGATAATCGGAGCCGGAATTTTGATTTGGATAGAGCGTCGGTAAATCAGCTGCAGCGATACGATATATACGATCGGAGTACTCAGAGTAGTCGGAATTTGGATGAAACGCAACAGAGTTGGTTGTTAGGTCCGccggtgaagaagaagaagaaatacgTCGATTTAGGATGTGTTATTTGTAGCAGAAAAGCGTTGAAGTATACGCTTATCGGAATTATCGTTGCGTTTGCCGTGATTGCTCTTCCGACGATCGTCGTGAAAGTTTGGCCGAAGCATAAATCTCAACCTCCGTTGCCTGATAATTACACTTTTGCCCTTCATAAGGCTCTCATGTTCTTCGACGCCCAGAAAT CTGGGAAATTGCCAAAGAGCAATAGGATCCCATGGAGAGGAGATTCAGGTTTACAAGATGGATCAAAACTTACAGATGTTAAAGGGGGATTGGTTGGAGGATATTATGATGCTGGAGACAACATAAAATTCCATTATCCAATGTCATTTGCAATGACTATGTTGAGTTGGAGTGTGATTGAATATGAACACAAGTACAGAGCCCTTGGTGAATATGAACACATCACAGATATCATCAAATGGGGCACTGATTACTTGCTTCTTACTTTCAACTCCTCTGCAACtaaaattgacaaaatttaCTCACAG GTAGGTGGTGCTTTGAACAATTCAAGAAAACCAGATGATCACTACTGTTGGCAAAGGCCAGAAGACATGAACTATGAACGCCCTGTTCAAACAGCTACTTCAGCACCTGATCTCGCCGCTGAAATGGCAGCAGCATTAGCTGCTGCATCCATAGTATTCCGGGATAACAAACAATATTCAAGAAAGCTAGTTAAAGGAGCAGAGACTCTCTTTGACTTTGCCCGGGACTTAGGCAAACGGACTTCATATTGTCGTGGAAATCCGTACATTGAACCTTTCTACAACTCCACAAACTACTTCGACGAGCATATGTGGGGATCAGCTTGGCTATATTATGCTACTGGTAATAAAACTTACATATCGTTGGCTACTAATCCTTCATTGTCTAAGAATACCAATGCCCGCTTCATGATCCCGGATTTGAGTGTGTTGAGTTGGGATAACAAGGTGCCTGCAGCTATGTTGCTGTTAACTAGGATGAGGATATTCTTGAATCCAGGTTATCCTTATGAGGAAATGTTGAGTAGCTATCATAATATCACTGGTCTTACCATGTGTTCCTATCTACAGAGGTTCCAGGTCTTCAATTTCACTAAAG GTGGACTTATCCAGTTGAATCATGGGCATGGTCAGCCATTGCAGTATGTAGCAAATGCAGCTTTTTTGGCATCACTATTTGTTGATTACTTGAATGCAACTGGTGTTCCTGGATGGTACTGTGGCCCTTTCTTTATCACCTTGGAAGATCTTCGCAGTTTTGCAACTTTCCAG ATGAACTATATATTAGGTGAAAATCCCTTGAAGATGAGCTACATAGTGGGATATGGAGACAAATTCCCAAAACATGTTCATCATAGAGGTGCATCAATACCTACTGGTAAAACAAAGTACTCATGCACTGGAGGATGGAGATGGAGAGACACTAAAAAACCCAATGTTCATAACATGACAGGAGCCATGGTAGGAGGACCTGATAAATTTGACAAGTTCAAAGATTTACGCACGAATTTCAGCTATACAGAACCAACACTAGCAGGAAATGCAGGACTTGTTGCTGCACTGGTTTCTTTAACTGGTACTGGTGGCTATGGTATTGACAAGAATACAATATTCTCAGCTGTTCCACCTTTATATCCAATGAGTCCACCACCACCTCCGCCATGGAAACCATAA
- the LOC101258218 gene encoding protein ASYMMETRIC LEAVES 2 — MSSSSSLSSNSPCAACKFLRRKCQPECVFAPYFPPDQPQKFANVHKVFGASNVTKLLNELQPHQREDAVNSLAYEADMRLRDPVYGCVGVISLLQHQLRQLQMDLSCAKSELSKYQNLGGIASTMTHGLLAAAAAAAATTAHHHHHQQFNFMAGSGGGGGGGRDHSHHLYHHQFFPRDQQQQQHQHMIRAFEGHGSNNFDASSLFIGQLSQFQQPRAAGADGHRTPVDPS; from the exons AtgtcatcttcatcatcattatcGTCGAATTCACCATGTGCAGCGTGCAAATTCCTCAGAAGGAAATGCCAACCAGAATGTGTATTTGCACCATACTTCCCTCCTGATCAACCACAGAAATTCGCGAACGTTCATAAGGTGTTTGGGGCGAGTAATGTGACTAAATTGCTTAACGAATTACAGCCTCATCAACGCGAAGATGCTGTAAATTCGTTAGCATATGAAGCTGATATGCGTCTTCGTGATCCTGTTTATGGTTGTGTTGGTGTTATTTCACTGCTCCAACATCAACTTAGGCAACTGCAAATGGATCTTAGTTGTGCTAAATCTGAACTTTCAAAGTATCAAAACCTAGGAG GTATTGCTAGTACTATGACTCATGGACTTTTAGCAGCTGCAGCAGCTGCAGCTGCTACCACGGcccaccaccaccatcatcagCAGTTTAACTTTATGGCTGGAAGTGGTGGAGGTGGAGGTGGTGGGAGGGATCATTCCCACCACCTTTACCATCATCAGTTCTTTCCTAGGgatcagcaacaacaacaacatcaacacatgATTCGAGCATTTGAAGGTCATGGGAGCAACAACTTCGATGCGAGTAGCCTTTTTATAGGTCAACTGAGTCAGTTCCAGCAGCCTAGGGCTGCTGGAGCTGATGGACACCGAACACCGGTTGATCCATCTTAG